Genomic segment of Acidobacteriota bacterium:
GGAGGGTGCGCCTCTTCTCATGGAAGAATGACGGCGGTTGTCATTTGGCAAAGCAGACTATCCATCGATGTGATAGCGTTATAAGCCATCCTTATGATGTGACACCGTGGAGGGTGGGATGTTCGGTTTGACCGAAGAGCAGGAACGGCTTCAGAAAGAGGTCCGCGCCTTTGCCGGACGCGAGGTCGCACCGCATGTCTCGGAGTGGGACGAGAAGAGCGAGTTTCCCCATGCCGTCGTGAAGAAGCTGGGCGAGATGGGGCTGATGGGAGTGATCTTTCCTGAGGACCTCGGCGGCGCGGGGATGGGCTACGTCGAATACGTTCTGGCGATCGAAGAGCTTTCGCGGGTCGACGGCAGCGTGGGAATCATTGTCGCCGCGCACAACTCGCTCTGCACGAACCATATCATGCTGGCCGGCAACGACGAGCAGCGCCGCCGCTGGATTCCGCGGCTTGCGAGCGGCGAATGGCTCGGCGCGTGGGGGCTTACGGAGCCGGGGTCGGGTTCCGATGCCGGTGGTGCGCGAACGATGGCGGTCAAGCGGGGCGACAGGTGGGTGCTTAACGGCTCGAAGACGTTCATCACCAACGGCAGCTATGCCAACTGCGCGGTCGTGCTGGCCGTGACCGACAAGGAGAAGGGGACGCACGGCGGCATCTCGGCCTTTGTCGTCGAGCGCGGAACCCCGGGCTTCCGCTCCGGCAAGAAGGAGAATAAGCTCGGCCTGCGCGCCAGCGACACGGCAGAGCTGATCTTTGAAGACTGCGAGGTTCCGGAAGAGAACCGCGTCGGCAAACTGGGCGACGGTTTCAAGGACGCCATGCGTGTGCTCGACGGCGGACGTATCTCGATCGCTGCGCTCAGTCTCGGTATGGGACGCGGCGCGCTGGATGCGGCGATCAGGTATGCGAAGGAGCGCAGGCAGTTCGGCAAGACAATCAGCGAGTTCCAGGCGATCCAGTTCAAACTGGCCGACATGGCGACGGAGCTTGATGCCGCGTGGCTGCTGACCATGCGCGCCGCGCAGATGAAGGACGAGGGGCAGAAGGTCACGCTCGAGTCGGCGATGGCGAAGCTCTACGCCAGCGAGGCAGCCTGCCGCATCTGCGACGAGGGCGTACAGATCCACGGCGGCTACGGCTTCATCAAGGACTACCCGGCGGAGAAGTTCTACCGCGACGTGCGCCTATGTCCCATCGGCGAAGGCACCAGCGAGATTCAGCGCATGGTGATCGCTCGCGAGCTGCTGGGCAAAGCTCCGAGCCGAGGCTGAAGCTACTTCGCCGTCACCGTAAGCTGGTAAGTAGCCGTATGCGTGATCGTGCCGTCCGTGGCGCTAAGCGTGTAGGTATAGCTTCCCGGCGTTGTATAGACGCTGTTACGGTCAGGAAGCTTTCCTGAGCACCCACTGAGAGAGGCGATACCGGCGGCAGCCAGCAGCAAGGCGGTCAGGTTTCGCCAGCCCTGTGTCCTGGTGCGCCGTCGCACTGTCCACAACAAAAGTCCGCTCGCGACGGCGATCCATGAGAGGAGCCCTGTCCCGGCAGTTCCGCTATAGCCGACTACGGTGTATTGCGAGACCGTGTTGATTGCAATAGTTGCCGAAGTCGGAGCTGAGGGTATGAACGAAGTCAGAGAAGACACGCATGTCGAAGCGGGAGCATTGGTGCGGCAATTGACCGTTACCGGCGCGGCGAAGCCTGCTATAGGAGAGGTCATCGCCGTAGTCTGCGTCGAGAGACCGGCTATGACAGATCCAGATGCTGGATTGAGCGCAAAGGTGAAGTCGACGCCGTTGCCGGTGAGTTGTACGGGGAAACCAAGATAAGCGGGATCCCCTGAAGCCACGGTCAATGTTCCGGTTCGCGAACCCGTCGTCGTGGGCTTGAAGCTGACTGTAATTGTGCAGGACGAGCCGGCAGCCAGCGTGCTTCCGCAGGTTGTCGTAAAGGAGTAATCGCCAGAGGTGGTTAGTGCGGGTACGGGCACCGCTCCCGGAGCAGTGTTGGTGATGCCGACCGTCTGCGAGGCTGGCGCTCCAACATCGACGTTGCCGAATGCCAGCGCAGTCGTCGATGAGGTGATGGGCGGCGCGCCCGTTCCCGTCAGCGCAGCAGTTAGCGTATTGGCGCTCGATTTCACCGTCAGCGTTCCAGTGCGCGCGCCAAGCGCCGTTGGCTTGAAGACAACATCGACCTGGCAGGTGGCGCCGGATGCAACCGAGCCGCACGAGTTCGAGGTAACGGCGAAGTCACCGCTTGCAGAGAGTGAAAGCATCGACACGGCGAAGATGGAGTTGTTCTTCCAGACGAAACTCTTCACGGCAGACGTAAATCCGGCGGACTCTGAGCCGAAATCTGCCGAAGCGGGAGTCATCGTCGGCGCGCCGCCGTCGTTGCTGAGATTGAAGAGGCTGTACTCAAGCAGCTTCTCCTGCGGCGTCATTGCGGTGTTGGGGCATTCGTTGGGATAGGCAACGTTGGAGATGCTGCTGCCTGATGGTGGATTTTCGACGTGATACTCGTTGAACAGCACGCGCCCGCACTGATTAGTAGCGCCAACCGGGGTGTTGAACGTGAACTGCTGCACCGGATTGCCGTGTGCCGGGTCGTTCAGCGTCAGCCACGACTGGGTTGGAGCAATCACACCGTTTAGGTCGTGCTTCACCTGGTTGATCGCAATCTGACCCTGGTTTGTCGAAGCTCCGATGAGCTGAAGCCACTGGGCGAGTGTGCTTCCGTCGGAGAAGGTGGTATCGATTGTCGCCGTTCCATCCGGCAACGGACTCTGGTTGACCGCCCAGTTGGCGACGCCGTTGAAAGGCGGGTTTGTATTCATCCATACATAGCTGAAGTGGCTGGCATAGACTCGGCCACCTGCGTTGGCATATTGAATGAAGTTAGCGAGTTGGGTCGCGTTTTTTGTGTAATTAGAACTGCCCTGACAGGGAAGCATCAGTACGTCATACTGCTTCAAAGCGGAAAGATTGCTGGTTAGTGTCACCTCGTTGGGTGAAGTCGCGTCGATCCGAGTGCCCGGTGAACCGCTGCCGGAGTAGAGATTGATCCTTCCAGTACCCGTGGGGTTAGTGAATTCAGCATTGCTGATTCCGACCTTGTGCAAAACGCACTCAACCTCATCGACTGAGCCCGTCACAATCGCAATCTTGGGGATGTCGCCTTCGGTCTGGTTCTGGGGCATGCGTGTTGAGAAGGCGGTGTCTGTACACGCTGCTGTACTCGGAACCACGACCTGCCTCCGCCATCGTCCCGCCACAATCACCAGCGGTATATTGCTGCCTACCGGGACATTGGCGAGCGTAAATTTGCCGTCGACCCCGGTCGAGGTGCCGACCAGAGGAGAGCCTGAGGGGATGGTTCCTGGAGCCGGGCAGCTGACCCCAGCCGTAAAGGCATCGACTGGTGCATTCGGGATATACACCGTCACATTTGGCAGAGGATCGGTGTCGTTTGGCGCATAGACTATTCCACTGATTGATGTCGTCTGGCCAGACGGGCAGGATACCTGCTGCTGGCATAAACCGGTGCAACTGGTCTGCGCGGCAAGCGGTCCGCAAAGACCTGTAATTAATGCAAGCGTGGCAAAGCGTATGCGCATGGGTGGGTTAGAGATATACCAAATCCACCGTCCGCACAAGAAGAATTAAAGGCGATTCGATTGCATGGACGACGAGATGCTGCAAGGAGTTGCAGTCTCGCCCTTGAACCTAGACCTCGAAGCTCTCCCACTGCTCGCGGACACGATCGACAAGTCCGTCGAACTCCGCTGCCTGGCGGACGGGTGCCAGTAGCGGGTCCCACCGGCTGATCATCGGGTAGTTGATAAATCCCTTGAGGCGGGCCTTCTCGAGCCATGCCAAAGCGTTCGCAGTGTCCCCCATCAGGGCGTAGCACTGGGCGAAGTTCCAGGAGTAGTGCGGGTCGCACTCCGTAATCTGGCTCAGCTCGACGGTCACGGCGCGGTCGAGGGCTTCGCGGTCGCCCTGTAGCGCGGCCTGCATGACGAGGCCGATCTGCGAGAAGAAGTGGCCGGGGTGCATCTCGTCGATGGCACGAAGCTGTGCGACGGCATCCTCGTTGCGGCGCAGCAGAGCCAGAATTTGGCCGCGGCACCACAGCAGCATGGCGTTCGTGGGGTCGAGCTTGATGGCGTCTTCAAACGAGGGCAGGGCGTCGGCAAACTCGCCACCCATGAGCGAGAGCAGACCGGGAATGAAGCGGTAGACCGGTGTCAGCGGGTCGATATCGAGGATACGTCGCGCCAGCGGCATGGCGGCATGGGCCTTGCCGCTCAGCCCGCAGACCGCCGAGTACCAGCTCAGCGTGTCGGAGTCGTTGGGGTCGGCGGTGATGGCTCGCTTGAGCAGGCGGACGGCCTTTTGGCTGTCTCCCTCCTGCACGCTGATCAAACCGAGCAGGCGATAGGCATGTGCCGACTCCGGATCGAGCTCCAGCGCCTGGTTGGCGCACTCGCGCGCCTTAGTCAGGTAGCCCATGTCCGACGAGATGCCGGCGTTGATGTACTGCCAGTAGACCTGCCCTTTGGCCGAGAGCAGGAGGACGTTCTTGCCGACGAGATTTTCGCCTGTCTCCAGGTACTCCAGCGCACGGGCCAGAGCGTCCTCGGAGTAGTTGA
This window contains:
- a CDS encoding acyl-CoA dehydrogenase, translating into MFGLTEEQERLQKEVRAFAGREVAPHVSEWDEKSEFPHAVVKKLGEMGLMGVIFPEDLGGAGMGYVEYVLAIEELSRVDGSVGIIVAAHNSLCTNHIMLAGNDEQRRRWIPRLASGEWLGAWGLTEPGSGSDAGGARTMAVKRGDRWVLNGSKTFITNGSYANCAVVLAVTDKEKGTHGGISAFVVERGTPGFRSGKKENKLGLRASDTAELIFEDCEVPEENRVGKLGDGFKDAMRVLDGGRISIAALSLGMGRGALDAAIRYAKERRQFGKTISEFQAIQFKLADMATELDAAWLLTMRAAQMKDEGQKVTLESAMAKLYASEAACRICDEGVQIHGGYGFIKDYPAEKFYRDVRLCPIGEGTSEIQRMVIARELLGKAPSRG
- a CDS encoding choice-of-anchor D domain-containing protein, which encodes MRIRFATLALITGLCGPLAAQTSCTGLCQQQVSCPSGQTTSISGIVYAPNDTDPLPNVTVYIPNAPVDAFTAGVSCPAPGTIPSGSPLVGTSTGVDGKFTLANVPVGSNIPLVIVAGRWRRQVVVPSTAACTDTAFSTRMPQNQTEGDIPKIAIVTGSVDEVECVLHKVGISNAEFTNPTGTGRINLYSGSGSPGTRIDATSPNEVTLTSNLSALKQYDVLMLPCQGSSNYTKNATQLANFIQYANAGGRVYASHFSYVWMNTNPPFNGVANWAVNQSPLPDGTATIDTTFSDGSTLAQWLQLIGASTNQGQIAINQVKHDLNGVIAPTQSWLTLNDPAHGNPVQQFTFNTPVGATNQCGRVLFNEYHVENPPSGSSISNVAYPNECPNTAMTPQEKLLEYSLFNLSNDGGAPTMTPASADFGSESAGFTSAVKSFVWKNNSIFAVSMLSLSASGDFAVTSNSCGSVASGATCQVDVVFKPTALGARTGTLTVKSSANTLTAALTGTGAPPITSSTTALAFGNVDVGAPASQTVGITNTAPGAVPVPALTTSGDYSFTTTCGSTLAAGSSCTITVSFKPTTTGSRTGTLTVASGDPAYLGFPVQLTGNGVDFTFALNPASGSVIAGLSTQTTAMTSPIAGFAAPVTVNCRTNAPASTCVSSLTSFIPSAPTSATIAINTVSQYTVVGYSGTAGTGLLSWIAVASGLLLWTVRRRTRTQGWRNLTALLLAAAGIASLSGCSGKLPDRNSVYTTPGSYTYTLSATDGTITHTATYQLTVTAK